The genomic window ATCGTCTTCGACCGGTCCGATGATCGCCCTGACCCCGGTTGCCAGCAGTACCGCGAGTGCGAATACGACGGTGGAGTGGCCCAGCGAGAAGAAGAACCCGACGGCTAGGGGGCGTTGCCCGTCGCTCATCAGCTTGCGGGTGGTGTTGTCGATGGCGGCGATGTGGTCGGCGTCGAATGCGTGCCGCAGGCCCAGGGTGTAGGCCGTCACCCCGATGCCGATGCCAAACGCTTTGCCGCCCAGGCTGAGCCGGGCGGGATCAACAATCAGCAGCAGGATGCCCCAGCCGATGACGTGCAGGGCGACGATCAGTGCCAGCATCACCGCAAGGCGTCGCCACTCCGGCCGCGTCAGGGCGATCCGGAATCCAGGGCGCACCGGGTAGCCCCGTTCAACGGCATCACCAACCACAAAGCGGCTCCTTCGGCGCGGCTTGCAAACCAGTGCTGGGAAAGCTAGCGCCGACGTCGAGTTGGTGCAAGCGACTTGCAGGAGATCGCCCGGTGGCATTACGAGCGGACCATCAGCCATTTTGTACATCGACCGCAAGCGAGCATTTCAACTTCTGTGAAGTCCGCGGGTCGGTCCTGACAGTGTGGTTTCCCCCGTTCCTTCACCCGATGGGTGATGCGTCGCGCACGGCGGCGTCGATACATTCATCGCCCCGACGACCGGCAGTTGTCCGGAACAGGAGCGTGGTGATGCCCGACCGGAGGCTGGTGGGTCCGCTCGAGCGCTGCGTGATGAAGCAGTTGTGGAGCGGGGCTGAGCCGCAGACCGTACGTAAAGTTCACCTCGCGATTTCCATGAGGCGCAATCTCGCCTACACCACGGTGATGACGGTCCTGCGCCGACTTGCTGAAAAAGGCCTCGTCGTCCAATACCGCAATGGTCGTGCGTACCGCTATGCCGCGGTGCATGGCCTCGATGAGTTTGTCGCCGAGTCGATGCTGGCCGCGCTTGATGAGATTGCCGATGCAACGGGCCGGTGCGCCGCCCTGGCGCACTTCGTCGACAGCGCCGGAGCAGACAACGTGCAGTTGCTTCGGCAGGCACTCGAAACGTTGCAGACCGACGTCGATGGGTCTCGGCGGGTCTCGCTAAAGCAGCTTGGTCGGCTGGCCCTGCTCTAGGTGGCGCCGCCGATGAACTCCTTGACGAGCAATTGGAGACGGTCGGAGTCGTGGGTGCGCCGCAGCCGCCCGGTTCGGCCAAGCGTGACCAATCCGTGCAGGGCGGCCCAGAAGACCTCGGTGCGGGTGTCGGCGTCTTGTTCGCCCGCGACCCTGCTGACTCCCCGACGCAACGCGGCGAAGGCCGCCGTCAGCTCGGGTGCTGTGTCATCGGCGGCGAAGCGCAGGGTGGTCGCGCGGGTGAACATCGCGTCATAGACCCCCGGGTTGGCGCGGGCGAAATCCAGATACGCCTGGGCGGTCCGGGTCAGGATGTCATCGGCTGCGTCGGAGTGGGCGGCCCCGATCGCTTCGGCGAGTTCGGCGAACCCGTCGAGCGCGACGGCGTCGGCGATCTGATCCATGCCGGAAAAGTGCTTGTACAGAACGGGTTGGCTGTACTCGATCTCGGTGGACAGCCGGCGAGTAGTGACGGCGTCCCAGCCCTCGGCCTCGGCCACCTTGCGGGCGGTTCCGATGATCAGCCGCCGGCGTTCGGCCCGTTCGCGTTCACGACGATCCGCTGTGGACATCAGCGAAGAATATCATAGCTAGTAATGCTAGCAACGCTATTAACGCGCTCCGCGGTGCTGGGTTAGCGTTGCTAACACCTACGAACGAACGGAGCTACGGCATGAACCTGGAGGACGTCACCCGCATCGCCGCACTGAGCGCGGTGCTGGGTACCGCAGTGGTTTACGGCACCGACGTGTTCTGCGCGATGGTGCTGCGACCGGCGTTGGCGTTGGTGGACGACCACGCCATGGTCGCGGTGACGGGAAACGTGCATCGCTACGGCGACCGGCGCATGCCGCTTCCGGGCGTGCTCGGAATCGCCGGCGCCGCGCTGACGATCATGCTGGCGGTGGTCGGCGCACACTGGTCGCAGGCCGTCGCGGAGGGAGCCGCCCTGGCCCTACTGCTGGTCTGGCTCGTTCTCTACACACAAGTGAGCGCGCCGATCAATCGCCAGTTGACCGCGGCGGCCGAAGCGAGCCGGTCGCTGCCGAATGGGCTTGCGCTGCAAGCGAAGTGGTGCTCGATCATCGATGCCCGCGCGACGCTGCAAGGCCTGGCCGTGGCCGCTCTGTGCTCCGTGCTGATCGTCTGACACGAATCACGCTGTAAGGGAAAAAAATTACGAT from Mycobacterium shigaense includes these protein-coding regions:
- a CDS encoding TetR-like C-terminal domain-containing protein, whose amino-acid sequence is MSTADRRERERAERRRLIIGTARKVAEAEGWDAVTTRRLSTEIEYSQPVLYKHFSGMDQIADAVALDGFAELAEAIGAAHSDAADDILTRTAQAYLDFARANPGVYDAMFTRATTLRFAADDTAPELTAAFAALRRGVSRVAGEQDADTRTEVFWAALHGLVTLGRTGRLRRTHDSDRLQLLVKEFIGGAT
- a CDS encoding BlaI/MecI/CopY family transcriptional regulator — protein: MPDRRLVGPLERCVMKQLWSGAEPQTVRKVHLAISMRRNLAYTTVMTVLRRLAEKGLVVQYRNGRAYRYAAVHGLDEFVAESMLAALDEIADATGRCAALAHFVDSAGADNVQLLRQALETLQTDVDGSRRVSLKQLGRLALL
- a CDS encoding DUF1772 domain-containing protein; translation: MNLEDVTRIAALSAVLGTAVVYGTDVFCAMVLRPALALVDDHAMVAVTGNVHRYGDRRMPLPGVLGIAGAALTIMLAVVGAHWSQAVAEGAALALLLVWLVLYTQVSAPINRQLTAAAEASRSLPNGLALQAKWCSIIDARATLQGLAVAALCSVLIV